One part of the bacterium genome encodes these proteins:
- a CDS encoding DegT/DnrJ/EryC1/StrS family aminotransferase, which yields MTTLALDGGTPLRTTPFPSGKDIGEEELRLVQEVIQSKLLNRTQGHMTRDFELRFAEHYGVAHCTASMSGTSAIHVAVGALNPEPCDEFITAPITDMGTIIPILAQNCLPVFADIDPVTYNMSPASIRERITDRTRGIILVHLFGNPCDMDPIMEIAREHDLYVIEDCSQAYGTMYKGRRCGTIGHLGCFSLQASKHITTGDGGLTITNDDALGERARLFADKGWPRYSADGARSYLFFGLNYHMTELTAAVGLGQLPKMDRICAARNWAGDLLTGQLQGLPGVTPAITQPGGVHTYWSYPLRIDAAALGMSKERFAEAVRAEGAGIATGYIGYPIYMYEYIRRQQIYGNSRCPFDCPKYGSGHEIRYEAGYCPEADRALEQMANLHVNEFFTEQDVNDLAAIVRKVALR from the coding sequence ATGACCACCCTCGCCCTCGACGGCGGCACGCCCCTGCGCACCACGCCCTTTCCCTCCGGTAAGGACATCGGGGAGGAGGAGCTGCGGCTGGTGCAGGAAGTCATCCAGAGCAAGCTGCTCAACCGCACCCAGGGGCACATGACCCGCGACTTTGAGTTGCGCTTTGCCGAGCACTATGGCGTGGCCCACTGCACCGCCTCGATGTCCGGGACCTCCGCCATCCATGTCGCCGTCGGGGCGCTCAACCCCGAGCCGTGCGATGAGTTCATCACCGCCCCCATCACCGACATGGGGACCATCATCCCCATCCTCGCCCAGAACTGCCTGCCCGTCTTCGCCGACATCGATCCCGTCACGTACAACATGTCGCCCGCCTCCATCCGCGAGCGCATCACCGACCGCACGCGGGGGATCATCCTGGTCCACCTGTTCGGCAACCCGTGCGACATGGACCCGATCATGGAGATCGCGCGCGAGCATGACCTCTATGTCATCGAGGACTGCTCGCAGGCCTATGGGACCATGTACAAGGGGCGGCGGTGCGGGACCATCGGGCATTTGGGGTGCTTCAGCCTGCAGGCCAGCAAGCACATCACCACCGGCGACGGGGGACTGACGATCACCAACGATGACGCACTGGGCGAACGGGCGCGGCTGTTTGCCGACAAGGGCTGGCCGCGCTATTCGGCCGACGGAGCGCGCAGCTACCTGTTCTTCGGTCTCAACTACCACATGACCGAACTGACGGCGGCGGTGGGGCTGGGACAGCTCCCGAAGATGGACCGCATCTGCGCGGCCCGCAACTGGGCGGGCGATCTGCTGACCGGGCAACTGCAGGGCCTGCCCGGCGTCACGCCAGCGATCACCCAGCCCGGCGGCGTGCACACCTACTGGAGCTACCCCCTGCGGATTGACGCAGCGGCGCTGGGGATGAGCAAGGAGCGGTTCGCCGAGGCCGTACGGGCCGAGGGGGCGGGGATCGCCACCGGCTACATCGGCTACCCGATCTACATGTACGAGTACATCCGCCGGCAGCAGATCTATGGCAACTCGCGCTGCCCGTTCGACTGCCCGAAGTACGGCAGCGGCCACGAGATCCGCTATGAGGCGGGCTACTGCCCCGAGGCCGACCGGGCCCTCGAGCAGATGGCCAACCTCCACGTCAACGAGTTCTTCACCGAGCAGGATGTGAACGACCTGGCCGCCATCGTCCGCAAGGTCGCGCTGCGCTGA